The following are encoded together in the Bradyrhizobium sp. CCGUVB1N3 genome:
- a CDS encoding branched-chain amino acid ABC transporter permease: MLLVVEQFLNGLQFGLLLFLLAAGLTLVFGIMDLVNLAHGSLYMMGAYFAATFVAWTGNFLLGALLALGATLVLGIVLEVVALRHLYGRDHLDHVLATFGLILFFNEAVRLIWGPAGLALPLPPWLTVPVPILPGIHYPAYRLAIIVVALLVALLLYLGVMRTRIGMLIRAGASNREMIGALGINIKLLYTLVFGLGAALAGLAGLMQAPILTVQIGMGENILILAFVIIVIGGIGSIRGAFLAAIFVGMIDTLGRAFLPNLLRQILSSTAASTAAPALSSMLIYLLMAIVLVVRPEGLFPANRR, translated from the coding sequence ATGCTGCTCGTCGTCGAACAATTCCTCAACGGATTGCAGTTCGGGCTGCTTCTCTTCCTGCTGGCCGCCGGCCTGACGCTGGTGTTCGGGATCATGGATCTCGTCAACCTCGCGCACGGCTCGCTCTACATGATGGGCGCCTATTTCGCCGCGACCTTCGTCGCATGGACCGGCAATTTCCTGCTGGGCGCGCTACTCGCGCTCGGCGCGACGCTCGTGCTCGGCATCGTGCTCGAAGTGGTGGCGCTCAGGCATCTCTATGGCCGCGACCATCTCGACCACGTGCTCGCGACCTTCGGCCTGATCCTGTTCTTCAATGAAGCGGTGCGGCTGATCTGGGGGCCGGCGGGCCTGGCGCTGCCGCTGCCGCCCTGGCTCACCGTGCCGGTGCCGATCCTTCCCGGCATCCATTATCCGGCCTATCGGCTTGCGATCATCGTGGTCGCCCTTCTGGTCGCGCTGCTGCTCTATCTCGGCGTGATGCGCACGCGCATCGGCATGCTGATCCGGGCCGGCGCCTCCAACCGCGAGATGATCGGTGCGCTCGGCATCAACATCAAGCTGCTCTACACGCTGGTGTTCGGCCTAGGTGCCGCGCTCGCCGGCCTTGCCGGCCTGATGCAGGCGCCGATCCTCACCGTGCAGATCGGCATGGGCGAGAACATCTTGATCCTTGCCTTCGTCATCATCGTCATTGGCGGTATCGGCTCGATCCGCGGCGCGTTCCTCGCCGCGATCTTCGTCGGCATGATCGACACGCTCGGCCGTGCCTTCCTGCCGAACCTGCTGCGCCAGATCCTGAGTTCAACCGCGGCATCCACCGCCGCGCCCGCGCTGTCCTCGATGCTCATCTATCTCTTGATGGCGATCGTGCTGGTGGTGCGGCCGGAGGGGCTGTTTCCGGCCAATCGTCGATGA
- a CDS encoding acyl-homoserine-lactone synthase: protein MIHAISSANRHLYEDVVEQHFRLRHEVFVDERKWEALRKPDGREIDVYDDEDAIYMLALESRRVIGGYRLYPTTKPTMMSEIFPHLAAVRGCPADALVWEWSRFFVARDRRDGTVNLQLMASAQEFCLDQGIERLCLVMETWWLPRFHDIGFVVTPLGLPALVDGSWTMAATIDVRRESLDIVRERIGMASVVRQDGPRLNAIARANTCGLTAAQRKTA, encoded by the coding sequence ATGATCCATGCAATTTCATCGGCGAACCGTCATCTGTATGAGGACGTCGTCGAGCAACACTTCCGCTTGCGGCACGAGGTCTTCGTCGACGAGCGCAAGTGGGAGGCGCTGCGCAAGCCCGACGGCCGCGAGATCGACGTCTACGACGACGAGGACGCGATCTACATGCTCGCGCTGGAGAGCCGCCGTGTGATCGGCGGCTACCGGCTCTATCCGACCACCAAGCCGACGATGATGAGCGAGATCTTTCCGCATCTCGCCGCGGTGCGCGGCTGTCCGGCGGACGCGCTGGTCTGGGAGTGGTCGCGCTTCTTCGTCGCGCGCGACCGCCGCGACGGAACCGTCAACCTGCAACTGATGGCGTCGGCGCAGGAGTTCTGTCTCGACCAGGGCATCGAGCGTCTCTGCCTGGTCATGGAGACCTGGTGGTTGCCGCGCTTCCACGACATCGGATTTGTCGTCACGCCTCTGGGATTGCCCGCGCTGGTCGACGGCTCCTGGACCATGGCCGCCACGATCGACGTTCGCCGGGAGTCGCTCGATATCGTGCGCGAGCGGATCGGCATGGCGAGCGTCGTGCGCCAGGACGGTCCGCGCCTTAACGCCATCGCCCGTGCCAACACCTGCGGCCTCACCGCCGCGCAACGAAAGACCGCCTGA
- a CDS encoding LuxR family transcriptional regulator, translating to MSAVDYGREALDFIEGLEAYSKVPDAMDALEAAFGRFGFEHIIVTGLPNPEQHFEQMVLAKRWPAEWFRMYTERNYVRFDPVIRMCRQSVNPFEWSEAPYDAERELGAVEVMNRATDFRMSRGFVVPIHGLTGYEAGVSLGGVHLDLNARSKPALHLMAMYGFDRIRRLLDPRPTPPALLTPREREVIAWASQGKSAWEIGEILHITQRTAEEHLATAARKLGAVNRTHAVAIAIRHKIINP from the coding sequence ATGTCCGCCGTGGACTATGGCCGGGAAGCGCTCGACTTCATCGAAGGACTGGAAGCCTACAGCAAGGTTCCGGATGCGATGGACGCGCTTGAGGCGGCATTCGGCCGCTTCGGCTTCGAGCACATCATCGTCACTGGACTGCCGAATCCGGAGCAGCACTTCGAGCAGATGGTGCTTGCCAAGCGCTGGCCGGCTGAATGGTTCAGGATGTACACCGAGAGGAACTACGTCCGCTTCGATCCGGTGATCCGGATGTGCCGGCAGTCGGTGAACCCCTTCGAATGGTCGGAAGCACCTTACGATGCCGAGCGGGAGCTCGGTGCGGTGGAGGTGATGAACCGCGCCACCGATTTCCGCATGTCGCGCGGCTTCGTCGTGCCGATCCACGGGCTGACCGGTTATGAAGCCGGTGTTTCGCTCGGCGGCGTGCATCTCGATCTCAACGCGCGAAGCAAGCCGGCGCTGCACCTGATGGCGATGTACGGCTTCGACCGCATCCGCCGCCTGCTCGATCCGCGTCCGACGCCGCCGGCGCTGCTTACGCCGCGTGAGCGCGAGGTGATCGCCTGGGCCTCGCAAGGCAAGTCCGCCTGGGAGATCGGCGAGATCCTGCACATCACGCAGCGGACCGCGGAAGAGCATCTTGCAACCGCTGCGCGCAAACTCGGTGCCGTCAACCGTACGCATGCAGTCGCGATCGCGATCAGGCACAAAATCATCAATCCATAA